From a region of the Bacillales bacterium genome:
- a CDS encoding NRDE family protein translates to MCLIAFAYDVHPNYKLIMAANRDEYYHRPTKPAHFWQEDVNVLAGKDLEKMGTWMGITKSGRFAAVTNYREPGKRMSDKKSRGDLVRRYLCGKEHPKCYMSRIAGESGCYEGFNLICGDQQSVFYYSNRGGPPIALKSGVYGLSNALLDDPWPKVTLVKQQLRRCLRNDTVTHDQLQKIMANAEPARDEQLPETGVGAKIEKLLSPVFIKSETYGTRSTTTLLVKTDGSVDFMENVHVPENQSKQFAFQIGEEPSLWDSNRE, encoded by the coding sequence ATGTGTTTGATTGCTTTTGCCTACGATGTTCATCCGAACTATAAACTGATCATGGCTGCCAATCGCGACGAATATTATCATCGTCCAACAAAACCGGCGCATTTTTGGCAAGAGGATGTAAACGTGTTGGCCGGCAAAGATTTGGAAAAGATGGGGACATGGATGGGGATCACGAAATCCGGACGGTTTGCGGCCGTGACAAATTATCGCGAACCTGGAAAACGAATGAGTGATAAAAAATCGCGCGGCGACCTCGTCCGCCGTTATTTGTGTGGAAAGGAACATCCGAAGTGTTACATGTCGAGAATCGCCGGTGAGTCTGGGTGTTACGAAGGGTTTAACTTAATTTGCGGTGATCAGCAGTCGGTTTTTTATTATTCGAATCGCGGCGGACCTCCGATCGCGCTCAAATCCGGCGTTTACGGATTGAGCAATGCCCTTCTCGATGATCCTTGGCCGAAAGTGACCTTAGTAAAACAACAACTTCGCCGATGTTTGCGAAACGACACGGTCACCCATGATCAACTGCAGAAAATCATGGCGAATGCGGAACCAGCGCGAGACGAACAATTGCCGGAAACAGGTGTCGGCGCAAAAATCGAGAAACTGTTGTCACCCGTTTTCATCAAAAGTGAAACGTACGGGACGCGTTCGACGACAACGCTTCTTGTTAAGACAGACGGAAGCGTAGATTTTATGGAAAATGTGCACGTTCCGGAAAATCAATCGAAACAGTTCGCTTTTCAAATCGGAGAGGAGCCATCGTTATGGGACAGCAACCGAGAGTAA
- a CDS encoding kinase-associated lipoprotein B, giving the protein MNKDYAQGDLVYAIYKTGKYIGEIAGKEEGRVLVKIRAVLRHPTQGDLHYPNQVNVAFQQRRALAEFEKTWVHPASIKPFEGKVPDYNDSLRNALDAEITKLKEKNNDWAQKSIEMLEDLRRDYFKRS; this is encoded by the coding sequence ATGAATAAGGATTATGCGCAAGGCGATCTCGTGTATGCCATTTATAAAACAGGGAAATACATCGGAGAAATTGCAGGGAAAGAAGAAGGAAGAGTCCTTGTGAAAATTCGCGCCGTATTGCGTCATCCGACGCAAGGCGATTTGCATTATCCGAATCAAGTGAACGTCGCCTTTCAGCAACGGAGAGCGTTGGCCGAGTTTGAAAAAACTTGGGTGCATCCTGCCTCGATTAAACCGTTTGAAGGCAAGGTTCCGGATTACAACGATTCGTTACGCAACGCGCTTGATGCTGAAATCACAAAATTAAAGGAAAAAAACAACGACTGGGCGCAAAAGTCAATCGAAATGCTGGAAGATTTGCGACGCGATTATTTCAAGAGATCATGA
- a CDS encoding acyl-CoA dehydrogenase family protein: MNRFAVTERQKDLVKRAEVLAKRFSDRSAEIDREAKFPFKNFDDLKDAGFLKLTVPKRCGGEEITLYEMLLVLETLGKGDASTALSLGWHLGILMDLALRREWEKLQFERLCREVVENHALINRAATEPATGSPTRGGKPTTTAEKRGETWVLNGRKTFTTMAPGLDYAIVTASVGGSDEVGGFLVPLDAKGVEIEPTWDTLGMKGTRSDDLVMSNVALPLDARVETMEADSGKRSPMGWLLHIPAAYLGVGEAAKAFAVQFAQTYQPNSLPGPIKEVPHIQQKIGEMELELLKARALLYSVAESWETNAATRDFLQPELAAAKTVATNAAVHVVDLAMRVVGGRSLSRTLPLEQWYRDVRAGIHNPPNDDITYSVLAKHAFMEGELR; this comes from the coding sequence ATGAATCGTTTTGCGGTGACAGAACGCCAAAAGGACCTCGTGAAACGCGCCGAGGTTTTGGCCAAGCGGTTCTCCGACCGTTCAGCGGAAATCGATCGGGAAGCCAAGTTCCCCTTTAAAAATTTCGATGATTTGAAAGATGCCGGATTTTTAAAGTTAACCGTGCCGAAACGCTGCGGCGGAGAAGAAATCACCTTATATGAGATGCTGCTTGTTCTCGAGACTTTAGGAAAAGGCGACGCGTCGACCGCGCTGTCGCTCGGCTGGCATCTCGGCATTCTCATGGATCTGGCATTGCGCAGAGAGTGGGAAAAATTACAGTTTGAGCGGCTGTGCCGGGAAGTTGTTGAGAATCATGCATTAATCAACCGAGCGGCTACCGAACCGGCAACAGGAAGTCCAACGCGCGGCGGGAAACCGACGACGACTGCCGAGAAGCGTGGGGAAACTTGGGTCTTGAACGGAAGAAAGACGTTTACGACGATGGCTCCGGGACTCGATTATGCTATCGTGACCGCATCGGTTGGAGGAAGCGACGAAGTCGGCGGTTTCCTTGTGCCGCTTGATGCCAAAGGGGTTGAGATTGAACCTACTTGGGATACACTTGGGATGAAGGGGACTAGAAGTGACGATCTCGTGATGTCGAATGTTGCGCTTCCTCTCGATGCGAGAGTGGAAACAATGGAAGCAGATTCCGGAAAACGATCGCCGATGGGTTGGCTGCTTCACATTCCTGCGGCTTACTTAGGCGTCGGCGAGGCGGCGAAAGCGTTTGCCGTTCAATTTGCACAAACTTATCAGCCGAACAGTTTACCTGGTCCAATTAAAGAAGTGCCTCATATCCAACAAAAAATCGGCGAGATGGAGCTGGAACTGTTGAAAGCAAGAGCGCTCCTCTATTCGGTTGCAGAAAGCTGGGAAACGAACGCCGCGACACGAGATTTTCTTCAACCCGAATTGGCGGCGGCAAAAACCGTTGCGACGAATGCGGCGGTTCACGTCGTCGACCTTGCCATGCGTGTTGTCGGCGGCCGAAGTCTGTCAAGGACGCTGCCGTTGGAACAGTGGTATCGCGACGTAAGAGCAGGCATACATAATCCGCCCAACGATGACATTACGTATTCAGTGCTTGCCAAACACGCATTTATGGAGGGTGAATTAAGATGA
- a CDS encoding rhodanese-related sulfurtransferase, with translation MKKEKPYRVLLYYKYVTIENHEAFAEEHLEYCKQLGVKGRILVAEEGINGTLSGTVEQTDAYMNKMHNDPRFSDMEFKIDEAEGHAFKKIFVRPRDEIVSFRLKDDINPNELTGQYLSPEEFYEELQKEDVLVIDARNDYEYRIGHFRNAINPNIEAFRELPEWIEKNLKDKKDKRILTYCTGGIRCEKLTGYLKAQGFENVAQLHGGIVKYGKNEKVQGRLYDGKCYVFDERRMVPVNRTEEDVVIGECYHCGKTEDRYVNCANPECNLQYICCEDCEHKYKRSCSKACREHERNRYPLEA, from the coding sequence ATGAAGAAGGAAAAACCTTATCGTGTATTGCTTTATTATAAATACGTGACGATCGAAAATCATGAGGCGTTTGCCGAAGAACATCTTGAGTATTGCAAGCAGCTCGGTGTGAAGGGCAGAATTCTCGTTGCTGAAGAAGGGATTAACGGGACGTTGTCCGGCACCGTTGAGCAAACGGACGCCTATATGAATAAAATGCACAATGATCCGCGTTTTTCGGATATGGAGTTTAAAATTGACGAAGCGGAGGGACATGCCTTTAAGAAAATCTTTGTCCGTCCGCGCGACGAAATCGTTTCGTTTCGACTAAAGGACGATATCAATCCGAATGAACTCACCGGACAGTATTTATCACCGGAAGAATTTTATGAAGAACTGCAAAAAGAAGATGTCCTAGTCATTGATGCTCGTAATGACTACGAATACCGCATCGGGCATTTTCGCAATGCGATCAATCCGAACATCGAAGCTTTCCGTGAGTTGCCGGAATGGATCGAAAAGAACTTGAAAGACAAGAAGGACAAGAGAATTTTAACGTACTGCACCGGCGGCATTCGTTGTGAAAAACTGACAGGGTATTTGAAGGCGCAAGGCTTTGAAAATGTGGCCCAGCTTCACGGCGGAATCGTCAAGTACGGAAAAAACGAGAAAGTCCAAGGCCGTCTGTACGACGGGAAATGCTATGTGTTCGATGAACGAAGGATGGTTCCGGTCAACCGTACGGAAGAGGATGTGGTGATCGGTGAATGTTATCATTGCGGAAAGACGGAAGACCGTTATGTCAACTGTGCAAATCCAGAATGCAATTTACAATATATTTGCTGTGAAGATTGTGAGCATAAGTATAAAAGATCGTGTTCGAAAGCTTGCCGGGAACATGAACGCAACCGCTATCCGCTCGAAGCATGA
- a CDS encoding YjcZ family sporulation protein — translation MSGAAGIGDGFVLVVVLFMLLVIAGILSFPVVC, via the coding sequence ATGAGCGGTGCCGCCGGAATTGGCGACGGTTTTGTGCTCGTCGTCGTCTTATTTATGTTATTGGTCATCGCTGGAATTCTTTCTTTTCCGGTTGTGTGTTGA
- a CDS encoding NUDIX domain-containing protein has translation MRNRAAVLIIESGKIAVIERIREGKCYFVFPGGGIEPHETAETAAVREAKEELGVDVQIIAKPAITKRTDGSVEFYFPAKILSGTFGTGNGVEYDVGNGRGSYRPTWVGFQQLLLLDIFPREIAQSVVYKKIADS, from the coding sequence ATGAGAAACAGAGCAGCGGTCCTTATCATCGAATCCGGAAAAATCGCAGTAATCGAACGCATTCGAGAGGGCAAATGTTATTTTGTTTTTCCAGGCGGCGGCATCGAGCCGCATGAAACAGCAGAAACAGCGGCCGTTAGAGAGGCGAAAGAAGAGCTCGGCGTTGACGTGCAAATCATCGCAAAACCCGCAATCACGAAGCGAACGGATGGTTCTGTGGAGTTTTATTTTCCGGCAAAGATCCTTTCAGGCACCTTCGGCACGGGCAACGGTGTAGAATACGACGTCGGCAATGGTCGAGGTTCTTACCGACCGACATGGGTCGGCTTTCAGCAACTTTTGCTGCTTGACATTTTTCCTCGCGAAATCGCACAATCCGTGGTTTACAAAAAAATCGCTGATTCGTAA
- the aroA gene encoding 3-phosphoshikimate 1-carboxyvinyltransferase codes for MKADLNARSPWAALNDVHQVEISPATQPITGEIAVPGSKSFTNRALILAAMAAGVTKLSGLLKSDDSYWCIDALKRIGVDVKMNDDDTVEIEGSGGDWPNQTGDLYIGASGTVGRFLPGALAASPAGKWKLEASERMSQRPVEPLIEGLSALGANVTYLGEKGFYPLEVEGTGLNGGEVRISGKVSSQFISGLLMAAPYARKPVTIRIVDHIVQHAYVNITLDLMKQFGIHVEADDDLTKMVVQPGKYVGRPLQLEADASTSCYFLAAAAITGGKIRITNLSAGTRQPDILLTDVLEEMGCRVTKGKDYVELEGPNTAVLKGNKTFSMKEMSDQALTLAAVSVFADDPVTITDVEHIRHHESDRIHAICESFERLGIRCEEFRDGLTVYPGAPKAAELPSYDDHRVAMSLSLIGLRTEGIRIDDPGCVSKTCPNYFQLLEELGVNVHFS; via the coding sequence ATGAAAGCCGATTTAAATGCTCGTTCTCCTTGGGCAGCACTAAATGACGTTCATCAAGTTGAAATTTCACCGGCTACTCAGCCGATTACAGGAGAAATTGCCGTGCCCGGCAGCAAAAGTTTTACAAATCGAGCGTTAATCTTAGCTGCGATGGCTGCAGGGGTGACGAAGCTTTCCGGATTACTCAAAAGTGATGATTCTTATTGGTGCATCGATGCGCTCAAGCGTATTGGGGTCGATGTAAAAATGAACGATGACGACACGGTCGAAATTGAAGGCAGCGGCGGGGATTGGCCGAATCAAACAGGGGATTTATACATCGGTGCATCCGGTACAGTCGGCCGTTTTTTACCTGGTGCCCTTGCCGCATCACCTGCTGGAAAGTGGAAACTCGAGGCGAGTGAGCGCATGAGCCAGCGTCCGGTAGAACCGTTAATTGAAGGTCTTTCGGCACTAGGCGCGAATGTCACTTACTTAGGTGAAAAAGGATTTTACCCTCTCGAGGTAGAAGGTACAGGACTTAACGGCGGAGAGGTTCGGATATCCGGAAAAGTCTCCAGTCAGTTCATCAGCGGGTTGTTAATGGCTGCTCCATATGCGCGTAAGCCCGTAACGATTCGAATCGTCGATCATATCGTTCAGCATGCTTACGTGAACATTACACTTGATTTGATGAAACAGTTTGGAATCCATGTCGAAGCGGACGATGACTTAACGAAAATGGTCGTACAGCCCGGTAAATATGTTGGTCGACCCTTACAATTAGAAGCTGATGCCTCGACTTCGTGTTACTTTCTCGCTGCTGCAGCAATTACTGGCGGTAAAATTCGCATTACGAATTTATCCGCTGGCACACGGCAACCGGATATTCTCTTGACTGATGTTTTAGAAGAAATGGGATGCCGTGTGACGAAAGGGAAAGATTATGTAGAACTCGAGGGACCAAATACAGCCGTGTTGAAAGGCAATAAAACGTTCAGCATGAAAGAAATGTCAGATCAAGCGTTAACCTTGGCTGCGGTATCGGTTTTTGCTGACGATCCCGTCACCATCACGGACGTTGAACATATTCGGCATCATGAATCGGATCGCATTCACGCCATCTGCGAATCGTTTGAAAGGTTAGGCATTCGGTGTGAAGAATTTCGTGACGGTTTGACCGTTTATCCCGGCGCGCCAAAAGCGGCGGAGTTACCTTCTTATGACGATCATCGCGTCGCGATGTCTTTGTCGCTGATCGGTTTACGTACCGAGGGCATCCGCATTGATGATCCCGGCTGTGTATCGAAAACGTGTCCAAATTACTTCCAACTGCTTGAAGAGCTTGGTGTGAACGTACACTTTTCGTAA
- a CDS encoding GNAT family N-acetyltransferase, giving the protein MADIRIVEYETKWAKAVADMWNKSQDNWGGGSAVRTEEQVLQQEANSSNLHLYLAVDGDEVVGYCGLSEYKGDEGALYIPLLNVRSDYHGKKIGKKLVLKAVERTIQLGWPRLDLYTWPGNTKAVPLYKKCGFFWEEDDRSTHLMNYIPTVLNTELIQDYFNKADWYSDSTREIEVKPDGRKENGFDFFGYSWESKDGEKLRVEFERKSRGMRLIETEDFFISASTEHLKRIIGKRHTVLYEIVNKTGKPLEVSLQGVDDKNIMFRSFAKSLNVVNREIVKGEFEVGRLDEEQSPKKTHPAVVTDITINGKQARFKTAVLSKFPANTAITLPGTQAFIGVEKLFYLEMENNMKERATFSFSLPEQGMLQFEKPVVEVSLNEGEKKSIPVPYRLKQFGFYDPQVAFQVTPENGEGWTFKKKITAAFKGLGAKFSGESEDYWQIYNGSYHLLLEKNGNGMLPGQKHESEDKTAWFFPKLGKPFSDELSRVRPESVNFHETDQAIVMEAFYRSEAFKNVGLTVVAKLFAEGVVERNFTITNLSEHDSVEALWLHDPIYYELKRPVMAYNHEILTVEDPADYFHEYWDGSKVTGNWLFSRHSEGKGHGLSWAKEDKVHFEDWYVYFEHPINTLAPGEKYETRPTLVSIGAFHDWRDFKAFAEQSSSTVEQDINPTLDVKLTVNDDNPVITSDSAAVEWTDFKSTFLDGVLTISENGTKLAQKNVKPDEKQNALAVNVELSDDSGIHLINGIGDWKTRNHAISTAVLRPSNEKVETTIIEREGKQSYEASNGILTIKAAPEFFPVMYALEYEGHNWLHHSFPQAVPKSWWNPWPGGMLNRHEDMNLNSIDKEKHHAAFSTLRDHKGNEWSGIAVTTEVTNHEKLKGLSYTQYYLMIPGVPVVCHTTEIHQQTNRYLKANNWIYDLCIASDVVKMQNQDGHWMHLKSFQGEFESFVESALVYEKRNRREKLQVAADFDLFTSTIYTNKEVNVMDMSQVIDAEDGKSFFTKPVFFLMTEEQMPAQSLKSLGNLKF; this is encoded by the coding sequence ATGGCAGACATTCGCATTGTAGAATATGAGACGAAATGGGCGAAAGCCGTGGCCGATATGTGGAACAAAAGTCAGGATAACTGGGGCGGCGGGAGTGCCGTGAGAACGGAAGAGCAAGTACTGCAGCAAGAAGCGAACTCCAGCAACCTCCATTTATATTTGGCTGTTGACGGTGATGAAGTGGTCGGGTACTGCGGTTTAAGCGAGTATAAAGGCGACGAGGGTGCACTGTACATTCCCTTGTTGAACGTGAGAAGTGATTATCACGGAAAGAAAATCGGAAAAAAACTTGTGTTGAAAGCTGTTGAACGAACGATTCAATTAGGATGGCCGCGGTTGGATTTGTATACGTGGCCGGGGAATACGAAAGCTGTACCGCTTTATAAGAAATGCGGCTTTTTTTGGGAAGAAGACGACCGCTCAACACATCTCATGAACTACATACCGACGGTTCTCAACACCGAGCTCATTCAAGATTATTTCAACAAAGCCGATTGGTACAGCGATTCGACCCGGGAAATTGAAGTGAAGCCGGACGGCCGGAAAGAAAACGGCTTTGACTTTTTCGGGTATTCTTGGGAATCGAAAGATGGAGAAAAACTGCGGGTCGAATTCGAAAGAAAAAGCCGCGGCATGCGATTGATTGAGACGGAAGATTTCTTCATTTCAGCATCAACTGAGCATTTAAAAAGAATTATCGGCAAACGTCATACCGTCTTGTATGAGATCGTCAACAAAACAGGCAAACCGTTGGAAGTATCCTTGCAAGGTGTTGACGATAAAAATATTATGTTCCGTTCATTTGCAAAATCGCTGAATGTCGTTAATCGGGAAATCGTCAAAGGCGAATTCGAGGTTGGCCGGTTAGACGAGGAACAATCGCCGAAGAAAACCCATCCAGCAGTCGTGACCGACATCACGATAAACGGAAAACAAGCTCGCTTTAAGACCGCCGTTTTGTCGAAATTCCCTGCGAACACTGCCATCACGTTGCCTGGAACGCAAGCATTCATCGGGGTTGAAAAGTTATTTTATCTTGAGATGGAAAACAACATGAAAGAGCGGGCAACGTTTTCGTTTTCCTTGCCGGAGCAAGGCATGCTTCAGTTTGAAAAGCCCGTGGTTGAAGTCAGCTTGAACGAAGGCGAAAAGAAATCGATTCCGGTTCCTTACCGTCTCAAGCAGTTTGGTTTTTATGATCCACAGGTTGCGTTTCAGGTAACACCAGAAAACGGTGAGGGATGGACGTTTAAAAAGAAGATAACTGCGGCTTTTAAAGGTCTTGGTGCCAAATTCAGCGGCGAAAGTGAAGACTATTGGCAGATTTACAACGGATCTTATCATTTGCTGCTCGAGAAAAACGGAAATGGCATGCTCCCGGGGCAAAAGCATGAATCAGAGGATAAAACGGCTTGGTTTTTCCCGAAGCTTGGAAAACCTTTTTCTGATGAACTTTCGAGAGTTCGTCCGGAATCGGTAAACTTTCACGAAACGGATCAGGCGATCGTCATGGAAGCCTTCTATCGTTCAGAAGCTTTTAAAAATGTTGGACTAACGGTGGTTGCCAAACTTTTTGCTGAAGGTGTTGTTGAAAGAAATTTTACGATTACAAATTTATCCGAACATGATTCGGTTGAAGCGTTATGGCTGCATGATCCGATTTATTATGAATTGAAGCGGCCGGTGATGGCTTATAATCATGAAATTCTTACCGTGGAAGACCCGGCTGATTATTTCCATGAGTATTGGGATGGGTCGAAAGTGACGGGAAACTGGTTGTTTTCGAGACATAGTGAAGGAAAGGGTCACGGGCTCTCGTGGGCAAAGGAAGACAAAGTTCATTTTGAAGATTGGTATGTTTATTTTGAACATCCAATTAATACACTTGCTCCCGGTGAAAAATATGAAACACGTCCGACGTTGGTTTCTATCGGGGCTTTTCACGACTGGAGAGATTTTAAAGCTTTTGCAGAGCAATCAAGTTCCACAGTTGAACAAGATATAAACCCAACTTTGGATGTGAAGTTAACCGTTAACGATGATAATCCGGTCATCACGAGTGATTCGGCAGCCGTTGAATGGACCGATTTCAAATCGACGTTTCTAGATGGTGTCCTCACCATTTCGGAAAATGGAACGAAACTCGCTCAAAAAAACGTAAAGCCAGACGAGAAACAAAACGCTTTGGCGGTAAATGTTGAGCTATCAGATGATAGCGGCATCCATTTGATCAACGGAATTGGTGACTGGAAGACACGCAACCATGCGATTTCAACCGCCGTTTTGCGACCGTCGAATGAAAAAGTAGAAACAACGATCATCGAGCGTGAAGGAAAGCAAAGTTATGAAGCATCCAACGGCATTTTGACAATCAAAGCAGCGCCTGAATTTTTTCCGGTGATGTACGCACTTGAATATGAAGGTCATAATTGGCTGCATCACTCATTTCCGCAAGCAGTGCCGAAATCATGGTGGAATCCGTGGCCGGGCGGCATGCTGAATCGTCATGAAGATATGAATTTAAATTCAATTGATAAGGAAAAACATCATGCGGCGTTTTCAACCCTTCGTGATCATAAGGGGAATGAATGGTCCGGCATTGCCGTAACGACGGAAGTGACGAACCATGAAAAACTAAAAGGATTAAGCTATACGCAATATTACCTTATGATCCCGGGTGTTCCGGTCGTTTGTCATACGACGGAAATTCATCAACAGACGAATCGTTATTTAAAAGCAAACAACTGGATCTACGATCTTTGTATTGCATCGGATGTTGTGAAAATGCAAAATCAAGACGGCCATTGGATGCATTTGAAGTCGTTCCAAGGAGAATTTGAGTCGTTTGTGGAATCCGCTCTCGTTTACGAAAAGCGGAATCGGAGAGAAAAATTGCAAGTGGCTGCAGACTTTGATTTGTTTACATCGACGATTTACACGAACAAAGAAGTGAACGTAATGGATATGAGTCAAGTCATCGATGCTGAGGATGGAAAAAGCTTTTTCACAAAGCCTGTCTTTTTCCTGATGACAGAAGAGCAAATGCCGGCGCAATCGCTGAAATCGCTCGGAAATCTTAAATTTTGA
- the ilvD gene encoding dihydroxy-acid dehydratase: MEREKKDLRIKSKVISEGENRAPNRAYLRALGFSDDDFKKPMVGIASTWSEVTPCNVHIDELARQAKAGAREAGGSPMIFNTITVSDGISMGTDGMRYSLPSREIIADSIETVVGGESLDGFVAIGGCDKNMPACMMAIGRLNLPSVFVYGGTIQPGKHKGKDIDIVSAFEAVGQYNNGSIDQAELHQVECHACPGAGSCGGMFTANTMASAIEAMGMSLPGSSSNPAESAAKGEDCHKAGQALLQLLENDLRPKDIMTKKAFENAITVVMALGGSTNAVLHLPAIAHAVGVDLDYEDFERIRQRVPHIADLRPSGRYVMQDLNNVGGVPGVMKLLLEKGLLHGDCITVTGKTIAENLEAFPGLQEGQKVIHFDQPKHPTGPLVILKGNLAPEGAVAKISGLKVTKITGPARVFDTEEEATEAILNNQIKAGDVLVIRYVGPKGGPGMPEMLSVSSILVGKGLGETVGLLTDGRFSGGTHGLVVGHAAPEAQVGGPMAFLQEGDMVTIDSEKHELSFDVSDEELEQRKQGWQAPPVKASRGVLAKYAKLVSTASKGAVTD; the protein is encoded by the coding sequence ATGGAGAGAGAGAAAAAGGATTTGCGCATCAAGAGTAAAGTGATCAGTGAAGGGGAAAATCGTGCCCCGAACCGTGCTTACTTGAGAGCGTTAGGATTTTCGGATGACGATTTCAAGAAACCAATGGTAGGCATTGCGAGCACGTGGAGTGAGGTTACGCCTTGTAACGTACACATTGACGAATTGGCGAGACAAGCAAAAGCCGGCGCAAGAGAAGCCGGCGGTTCGCCGATGATTTTTAATACCATTACAGTATCTGACGGCATCTCCATGGGTACAGACGGGATGAGATATTCGCTTCCAAGTCGTGAAATCATCGCCGATTCCATTGAAACGGTTGTCGGCGGAGAGAGTCTCGATGGATTTGTCGCAATCGGCGGCTGTGATAAAAACATGCCTGCCTGCATGATGGCGATCGGCCGTTTGAATTTGCCGTCTGTTTTCGTTTACGGCGGTACGATTCAGCCGGGTAAACATAAAGGAAAAGATATTGATATCGTCTCCGCTTTTGAGGCTGTTGGTCAATATAACAATGGTTCCATTGATCAAGCGGAACTGCATCAAGTGGAATGTCATGCTTGCCCAGGTGCCGGTTCTTGCGGCGGCATGTTTACCGCAAATACGATGGCTTCGGCGATTGAGGCGATGGGTATGAGCTTGCCTGGCAGTTCTTCAAATCCTGCGGAATCTGCTGCTAAAGGTGAAGACTGCCATAAAGCCGGACAAGCCTTATTGCAATTGCTCGAAAACGATCTTCGTCCGAAGGATATTATGACGAAAAAAGCGTTTGAAAATGCGATAACGGTTGTGATGGCGCTCGGCGGATCGACGAATGCCGTGCTTCATTTGCCTGCCATCGCACATGCTGTCGGCGTAGATCTTGATTATGAAGATTTTGAGCGGATTCGTCAGCGTGTGCCTCACATTGCAGATCTTCGTCCAAGCGGACGGTATGTGATGCAAGACTTGAACAATGTCGGAGGCGTTCCTGGCGTGATGAAGCTTTTACTTGAAAAAGGCTTGCTGCATGGCGATTGCATCACGGTTACAGGTAAAACGATTGCCGAAAATCTTGAAGCATTCCCGGGGTTGCAAGAAGGACAAAAGGTGATACATTTCGATCAACCGAAACATCCGACAGGTCCGCTTGTCATTTTAAAAGGCAATCTGGCACCGGAAGGCGCCGTTGCGAAAATTTCCGGTTTGAAAGTGACGAAAATTACGGGTCCTGCACGTGTTTTTGACACGGAAGAGGAAGCGACTGAAGCGATCTTAAATAATCAGATCAAAGCTGGTGACGTGCTCGTCATTCGATATGTTGGTCCGAAAGGCGGACCGGGCATGCCAGAGATGCTGTCCGTTTCTTCAATTCTTGTCGGAAAAGGACTCGGTGAAACGGTAGGCTTATTAACAGACGGCCGATTTTCGGGAGGGACTCACGGGTTGGTCGTTGGACACGCCGCGCCGGAAGCACAAGTCGGCGGTCCGATGGCGTTCTTGCAGGAGGGCGACATGGTCACCATCGACAGTGAAAAGCATGAGCTGTCTTTTGATGTTAGTGATGAAGAATTGGAGCAGCGCAAGCAAGGATGGCAGGCACCGCCTGTTAAAGCATCGAGAGGTGTGCTTGCAAAATATGCGAAACTCGTTTCAACGGCATCTAAAGGGGCAGTGACCGATTAA
- a CDS encoding BrxA/BrxB family bacilliredoxin, translating into MVNAYEEYMKAVVTPMRKELTDAGFEELLTPEDVDRFMENAGGTTLVFVNSVCGCAAGLARPAARESLNHEVKPDRLVTVFAGQDKEATEQMRSYFTGYEPSSPSMALLKGKEVVHFIPREEIEYHEPEEVVANLVNAYDQYCR; encoded by the coding sequence ATGGTAAATGCTTATGAGGAATACATGAAAGCTGTTGTAACACCGATGAGAAAAGAATTGACCGACGCCGGGTTTGAAGAATTGCTGACGCCGGAAGACGTTGACCGCTTTATGGAAAACGCTGGAGGCACAACGCTTGTTTTCGTCAATTCTGTATGTGGTTGTGCCGCGGGACTGGCACGTCCAGCCGCAAGAGAATCGTTGAATCATGAAGTGAAGCCGGATCGGCTCGTCACGGTTTTTGCCGGACAAGATAAGGAAGCGACTGAGCAAATGCGATCGTATTTTACCGGTTACGAACCTTCTTCGCCATCGATGGCTTTGTTAAAGGGAAAAGAAGTCGTACATTTTATCCCGCGTGAGGAAATTGAATATCATGAGCCTGAAGAAGTTGTAGCGAACCTCGTAAACGCATACGATCAATATTGCCGCTAA